A window of the Zeugodacus cucurbitae isolate PBARC_wt_2022May chromosome 4, idZeuCucr1.2, whole genome shotgun sequence genome harbors these coding sequences:
- the LOC105221143 gene encoding phospholipid scramblase 2-like isoform X2 yields MSMPMSNLNNSGYNTGFGHGHQPSAPGAYGFVPGQVQGGYMPTYGEALTNYGVQQLPYGGGHQPSYGGQQPPYNGMVQPQPQYNGGPQGPIVKQPGMPPVVQPMSKAGDLLSIPRGLEHLTMIDKLLIQQKVELVEAFTNNNNKFSIKNALGQNIYYAVEDTNCCTRNMCGTERPFDMKVFDNFRNEVIHMYRPLACSTCCCLQSMEVSAPTGNVIGTVEQEWSICSPSFRIKNHIGDTVLRIEGSTCSLICGQVEFKVVSLTGETVGNISKQWSGLSREIFTDDDFFGITFPIDLDVRMKAVLLGATLLIHVIFFKT; encoded by the exons ATGTCAATGCCAATGAGTAATTTAAATAACAGCGGATATAATACCGGATTTGGACACGGTCACCAGCCTTCAGCACCGGGGGCATAT GGTTTTGTGCCAGGACAAGTGCAAGGCGGTTATATGCCGACCTACGGTGAGGCTCTTACGAATTACGGTGTTCAGCAACTTCCATATGGCGGCGGCcaccaaccttcttatggtggtCAACAGCCACCCTATAACGGCATGGTCCAACCACAACCGCAGTATAATGGTGGTCCACAAGGTCCAATAGTTAAACAACCGGGAATGCCACCAGTAGTGCAACCAATGTCAAAAGCGG gcgACTTGCTGAGTATTCCACGCGGCTTGGAGCACCTTACAATGATCGACAAGCTTTTGATTCAACAAAAAGTCGAATTAGTGGAAGCCTtcaccaataataataataaattctcaataaaaaatgcgctcggtcaaaatatatattacgcCGTAGAGGATACCAATTGCTGCACTCGTAATATGTGTGGAACAGAACGTCCTTTTGATATGAAAGTTTTCGATAATTTCCGTAACGAAGTCATCCATATGTATCGTCCATTAGCCTGTTCGACATGTTGTTGCCTACAATCAATGGAAGTGTCCGCACCAACGGGCAATGTAATTGGCACTGTCGAACAAGAATGGTCCATCTGTTCGCCTTCATTTCGTATTAAAAATCACATTGGCGATACTGTGTTACGCATTGAGGGTTCTACTTGCTCCCTCATATGCGGTCAAGTAGAATTTAAG GTGGTTTCTCTAACCGGTGAAACTGTGGggaatatttcaaaacaatggTCTGGTTTATCACGCGAAATATTCACCGATGACGATTTCTTCGGTATTACCTTTCCGATTGACTTGGATGTGCGCATGAAAGCTGTTCTGTTAGGCGCTACCCTCCTTATT
- the LOC105221135 gene encoding peroxiredoxin-2 isoform X2, which produces MLPRTMLPKLCILILCSVLTAGSKYEESGSCHSFAGGSVYPSEGPRGDHKLQTTKAVISKSAPTFEGTAVVKGEFVKLSLSQYHGKYLVLLFYPLDFTFVCPTEIIAFSDRIEEFRKINAEVVAISVDSHFTHLAWINTPRKEGGLGYVKIPLLSDLTHKISRDYGVYLEDLGHTLRGLFIIDHRGILRQITMNDLPVGRSVDETIRLVQAFQYTDTHGEVCPAGWKPGAETIVPNPKEKTKYFEKINKIP; this is translated from the exons ATGCTACCACGTACAATGTTGCCGAAACTTTGTATTCTTATACTGTGTTCAGTACTAACAGCGGGCAGCAAATACGAGGAAAGTGGGTCGTGCCATTCCTTTGCAGGTGGCTCTGTTTATCCTTCTGAAGGACCTCGTGGCGACCACAAGCTGCAAACCACTAAAGCCGTCA TATCCAAATCAGCTCCAACGTTTGAAGGTACCGCTGTTGTCAAAGGGGAATTTGTCAAATTATCCCTTTCCCAATATCATGGAAAATATTTAGTACTCCTTTTTTATCCACTTGACTT caCCTTTGTGTGTCCCACCGAAATTATAGCGTTCTCCGACCGCATCGAAGAATTCCGCAAGATAAATGCAGAAGTCGTGGCAATCAGTGTAGATTCGCATTTTACCCATTTAGCTTGGATTAACACACCACGAAAGGAGGGTGGTCTTGGATATGTAAAAATTCCATTGCTTTCTGATTTGACACATAAGATTAGCAGGGATTATGGAGTTTATTTGGAAGACTTGGGTCATACACTACGTGGTCTATTTATCATTGATCATCGTGGTATTTTGCGACAAATAACTATGAATGACTTGCCGGTGGGACGTTCAGTAGATGAGACGATTCGTTTAGTGCAAGCATTCCAATATACCGACACACATGGAGAAGTTTGTCCAGCTGGCTGGAAACCCGGCGCAGAGaca atTGTACCAAATCccaaagagaaaacaaaatattttgagaagATTAATAAAATTCCATAA
- the LOC105221137 gene encoding spliceosome-associated protein CWC27 homolog: protein MSNIYIQEPPTSGKVLLKTTVGDIDIELWSRECPKACRNFIQLCMEGYYNGTIFHRVVKGFIVQGGDPNSDGTGGESIYGHTFKDEFHSRLRYARRGLVGMANADKDDNGSQFFFTLAATPELQNKNTLFGKVTGDTLYNMLKLEDGLVDHNERPMYPQKILRAEILSNPFEDIVPRKIAKETKREKTKKREKGVKNFGLLSFGEEAEEDEEETNQFVQKNAGKAKSMHDVGDDPKLSKDALPIEGSNTRSDDEEELEEERRLALVKKEPLDDDDMEERRQRIKDKLQLKTNETKKLIKTETIEIKEELSDSDEDVLLTQEQERKIKSEKKRNEIRQEIQNLKKQYQTEKRQRENLGDKKTEKSKTDEVNANAAENNEFIKNFVDEKVKYSGLKTKIPKKGASREDFTLSLLSKFRNKLDALKQKQSETNEVTATESLDDGIVEKEIQGDDWLAHTLKFEEVAPILAKDASTKGDDWYDAYDPRNPLNKRKRGEGSKSGGSSSKSSKRR, encoded by the exons atGAGCAACATTTACATTCAGGAACCGCCGACTTCGGGAAAG GTTCTCCTCAAGACTACCGTCGGTGATATAGATATAGAACTCTGGTCTCGAGAATGTCCAAAAGCATGCCGCAATTTTATACAACTATGCATGGAAGGATACTACAATGGCACCATTTTCCATCGCGTTGTAAAAGGTTTTATCGTACAAGGGGGTGATCCCAATAGCGATGGAACTGGTGGAGAATCTATTTACGGTCATACATTTAAGGATGAATTTCATTCACGTCTACGTTATGCGCGACGTGGACTTGTTGGAATGGCGAATGCCGATAAGGATGATAATGGCTCACAGTTTTTCTTCACCTTGGCCGCTACACCAGAGCTTCAAAACAAGAACACACTTTTCGGCAAAGTGACAGGAGATACTTTATACAATATGCTGAAACTGGAGGACGGTTTAGTGGATCACAATGAACGCCCCATGTATCCTCAAAAAATATTGCGTGCCGAAATTTTAAGTAATCCCTTTGAAGATATAGTACCTCGAAAAATAGCAAAAGAGACCAAAAgagaaaagacaaaaaaacgCGAAAAGGGAGTCaa AAATTTTGGTTTGCTTTCCTTTGGTGAAGAGGCTgaagaagatgaagaagaaactaatcaatttgtacaaaaaaatgcGGGGAAAGCAAAATCAATGCACGACGTTGGAGACGATCCCAAACTTAGCAAAGATGCCTTACCTATCGAAGGTAGCAACACTAGATCAGATGATGAAGAGGAGTTAGAAGAAGAACGGAGATTGGCTCTTGTCAAAAAGGAACCGTTGGATGATGATGATATGGAAGAGCGTCGCCAGCGAATCAAAgataaattgcaattaaaaacgAATGagactaaaaaattaataaaaacggaGACAATTGAAATTAAAGAGGAATTGTCTGATTCTGATGAAGATGTACTTTTGACGCAGGAGCAGGAACGtaaaataaaaagcgaaaaaaagag GAATGAAATTCGACAAGAAATTCAAAACCTGaaaaaacaatatcaaacagAAAAACGTCAAAGAGAAAATCTGGGTGATAAAAAAACTGAGAAGAGCAAAACTGATGAAGTCAATGCTAATGCCGCTGAAAATAatgaattcataaaaaattttgtcgatgaaaaagtaaaatacaGTGGCTTAAAGACGAAAATACCCAAAAAAGGGGCTAGTCGAGAGGACTTTACATTAAGTTTACTatcgaaatttcgaaataaattggATGCactcaaacaaaagcaaagtgaaACAAATGAAGTCACCGCCACTGAGTCTCTAGATGATGGAATTGTAGAGAAAGAAATTCAAGGAGACGATTGGTTGGCGCACACATTGAAGTTCGAAGAAGTAGCACCTATTTTAGCCAAAGATGCATCCACGAAGGGCGACGATTGGTACGATGCGTATGATCCCAGGAATCCGCTGAACAAACGTAAAAGAGGAGAAGGTTCTAAAAGCGGAGGAAGTAGCAGTAAAAGTTCAAAACGACGGTAG
- the LOC105221139 gene encoding YEATS domain-containing protein 4 translates to MNSLNIPTDFGPDSGGRVKGLVIVKPIVYGNIARSFGKKNEDGHTHQWKVYVKPYHNEDMSVYVKKVHFKLHESYANPNRIVTKPPYEITETGWGEFEVVIKIYFHDPTERPVTCYHILKLFQSPVVDGELSSTNLDNTKRMGAANVHLVSESYEEIVFQEPTQLMQHFLMNVQPLTSGSYTHDTDFETKKEKTLENIIDVKGKVKSEINSLKDKLKLARETIAKFKAELAKIQKPPTS, encoded by the exons ATGAACAGCCTCAATATACCCACGGATTTTGGTCCAGATTCGGGTGGACGTGTAAAAGGTTTGGTAATAGTTAAGCCTATTGTATATGGAAATATTGCAAGATCCTTTGGCAAAAAGAACGAAGATGGACATACACATCAGTGGAAAGTATATGTAAAACCGTATCACAATGAAGATATGTCTGTTTATGTAAAAAAGGTGCACTTTAAATTACACGAAAGTTATGCCAATCCAAATAGAATTGTAACGAAGCCACCATATGAAATTACCGAAACCGGTTGGGGTGAATTTGAAGTAgtcatcaaaatatatttccacGATCCGACCGAAAGGCCGGTAACTTGTTACCATATATTGAAACTCTTCCAAAGTCCAGTGGTTGATGGAGAGCTATCAAGTACAAATTTGGACAATACTAAACGAATGGGTGCCGCTAATGTTCATTTGGTATCCGAGTCCTATGAGGAAATCGTTTTCCAAGAGCCCACACAGTTAATGCAGCATTTTCTCATGAATGTACAGCCGCTAACGAGTGGATCATACACCCATGATACCGATT ttgaaacGAAAAAAGAGAAGACATTGGAAAACATTATTGATGTAAAAGGAAaagtaaaaagtgaaataaactcACTGAAGGACAAATTAAAATTAGCACGAGAGACAATAGCTAAGTTCAAAGCTGAACTTGCTAAAATACAAAAGCCACCCACTTCATAA
- the LOC105221140 gene encoding L-aminoadipate-semialdehyde dehydrogenase-phosphopantetheinyl transferase, with translation MKQHKCIRWAFDLASWNPTLAQLAQAVAVIQPEERKRLMKFVFLDDFLSSLVGRLLMRKFVSAHSDIDYKDVRFARDVRGKPYWLQADHKYRNQLSFNVSHQGKFVVLAGISSESRQEATATTPTTTAIPKVGVGVDVMKIEYSGGRNLAEFFRIMQRKFSDNEWRYIRHPQHNEYDQLKAFMRHWCLKEAYVKELGVGITVDLQKISFTVDTTHELDVAASPLTGTTLRVNDLPQNDWHFEEHLLQPKYCAAIAFKNFKPELEKFELLKIEQLLVVTEKATDAGIVDYCREALRKRRKT, from the coding sequence ATGAAACAACATAAATGCATTCGTTGGGCTTTTGATTTGGCCAGTTGGAATCCTACATTAGCGCAGTTAGCGCAAGCGGTGGCTGTGATTCAGCCTGAGGAACGTAAACGTTtgatgaaatttgtttttcttgatGATTTCCTTTCCTCGCTAGTTGGACGCCTGTTAATGCGAAAGTTCGTCAGTGCGCACAGTGATATTGACTATAAAGATGTGCGATTTGCACGTGATGTGCGTGGAAAACCTTACTGGTTACAAGCAGACCATAAATACCGCAATCAACTCTCCTTCAATGTATCACACCAAGGGAAGTTTGTAGTGCTTGCAGGCATTTCTAGCGAAAGCAGACAGGAAGCCACAGCTACAACACCTACTACAACCGCCATACCAAAAGTGGGAGTTGGCGTTGATGTTATGAAAATTGAGTACAGTGGAGGTAGAAATCTAGCTGAATTCTTTCGTATAATGCAGCGTAAATTCTCGGACAATGAATGGCGGTACATACGTCATCCACAGCATAATGAGTACGATCAGCTGAAAGCATTTATGCGTCATTGGTGTCTTAAGGAGGCGTATGTTAAGGAGCTTGGTGTGGGCATAACTGTAGATTTGCAAAAGATCAGTTTCACTGTTGATACAACGCATGAATTGGATGTTGCGGCATCACCACTAACTGGCACAACATTACGTGTCAATGATTTGCCACAAAATGATTGGCACTTCGAAGAGCATTTACTACAACCAAAGTATTGCGCTGcaattgcatttaaaaatttcaaaccagaattggaaaaatttgaacttttgaaaATTGAACAACTTTTGGTGGTGACGGAGAAGGCAACAGACGCTGGGATAGTCGACTACTGTAGGGAGGCGTTAAGGAAGCGACGGAAGACATAG
- the LOC105221138 gene encoding protein CLP1 homolog has protein sequence MSDEAKEGEEFTLEADSELRFEIEDKDAKVYVTLISGFAEMFGTELVKKKKYEFLTGAKVAIFTYHGCVLNVNGKTDVSYISKETPMVQYLNCHAALEQMRASAEEKDERGPIAMIVGPLDVGKSTLSRIFLNYAVRLGRRPLYVDIDVGQGSISIPGTIASILIERPASIEEGFSQTAPLVYHFGHKGPGSNNVLYKASVSKMAEVTLESMNVNKRTKHSGMIINTCGWVKGDGYAHLLHTAQAFEVNAIFVLDQERLYNELLRDMPSFVRVVLLPKSGGVVERSRDLRSEQRDLRIKEYFYGHRTPFYPFSFEVKFQDLKLYKIGAPPLPDSCMPIGMKAEDNKTKVVAVTPSPSLLHHILSISFAESTDEDVIGTNVAGFVCVTDVDMDRQTVTVLSPQPRPLPNNVMLLSELQFMDIV, from the exons ATGTCTGACGAGGCCAAAGAAGGTGAAGAATTTACATTGGAAGCAGATTCTGAACTGCGTTTTGAAATAGAAGACAAGGATGCGAAAGTTTACGTTACG CTCATTTCTGGTTTTGCCGAAATGTTCGGTACAGAATtggtaaagaagaaaaaatatgagtTTCTAACAGGCGCGAAAGTGGCAATTTTTACCTATCATGGTTGCGTGCTAAATGTAAATGGCAAAACTGATGTTAGTTACATTTCAAAAGAGActccaatggtacaatacttaaATTGTCATGCCGCATTGGAGCAAATGCGTGCCAGTGCCGAGGAAAAGGATGAACGCGGACCGATCGCAATGATTGTTGGACCCTTAGATGTAGGGAAAAGTACGTTGAGTCGCATATTTCTTAACTATGCTGTACGGCTGGGTAGACGTCCGCTATACGTTGATATTGACGTTGGACAAGGATCAATCTCTATACCGGGTACCATAGCTTCCATACTAATTGAACGACCTGCCAGTATTGAAGAGGGCTTTTCTCAGACGGCGCCTTTAGTATATCACTTTGGTCATAAAGGCCCTGGCAGCAATAATGTACTATACAAAGCCTCAGTATCGAAGATGGCAGAAGTAACGCTGGAATCAATGAATGTCAACAAGAGAA CGAAACATTCCGGAATGATAATAAACACATGTGGATGGGTAAAGGGTGACGGCTACGCTCACTTATTACACACAGCACAGGCCTTCGAAGTCAATGCGATATTTGTATTGGATCAGGAACGTTTGTATAATGAGCTTTTGAGAGATATGCCTTCATTTGTACGCGttgttttgttgccaaaaagTGGTGGTGTTGTGGAACGGAGTCGCGATTTGCGATCTGAACAACGCGATCTACGTATTAAAGAGTACTTTTATGGTCATCGTACTCCTTTCTATCCGTTCTCGTTTGAAGTAAAGTTTCAAGATTTGAAGTTGTACAAAATTGGTGCTCCACCGCTGCCGGATTCCTGTATGCCGATTGGAATGAAAGCGGAAgacaataaaacaaaagttgTGGCGGTAACTCCAAGTCCCTCGTTACTACATCATATCTTATCGATTAGCTTCGCTGAATCGACTGATGAGGATGTTATTGGGACTAATGTGGCCGGTTTTGTTTGCGT tacTGATGTGGATATGGACAGACAGACTGTTACTGTACTATCACCACAACCGAGACCACTGCCTAATAACGtgatgttattatccgaattGCAATTTATGGACATTGTGTGA
- the LOC105221135 gene encoding peroxiredoxin isoform X1, which yields MRGLCMYVPILLLIDIFRFQMLPRTMLPKLCILILCSVLTAGSKYEESGSCHSFAGGSVYPSEGPRGDHKLQTTKAVISKSAPTFEGTAVVKGEFVKLSLSQYHGKYLVLLFYPLDFTFVCPTEIIAFSDRIEEFRKINAEVVAISVDSHFTHLAWINTPRKEGGLGYVKIPLLSDLTHKISRDYGVYLEDLGHTLRGLFIIDHRGILRQITMNDLPVGRSVDETIRLVQAFQYTDTHGEVCPAGWKPGAETIVPNPKEKTKYFEKINKIP from the exons atgcgTGGCTTGTGTATGTACGTGCCGATACTCCTACTAATTGATATCTTCAGATTTCAGATGCTACCACGTACAATGTTGCCGAAACTTTGTATTCTTATACTGTGTTCAGTACTAACAGCGGGCAGCAAATACGAGGAAAGTGGGTCGTGCCATTCCTTTGCAGGTGGCTCTGTTTATCCTTCTGAAGGACCTCGTGGCGACCACAAGCTGCAAACCACTAAAGCCGTCA TATCCAAATCAGCTCCAACGTTTGAAGGTACCGCTGTTGTCAAAGGGGAATTTGTCAAATTATCCCTTTCCCAATATCATGGAAAATATTTAGTACTCCTTTTTTATCCACTTGACTT caCCTTTGTGTGTCCCACCGAAATTATAGCGTTCTCCGACCGCATCGAAGAATTCCGCAAGATAAATGCAGAAGTCGTGGCAATCAGTGTAGATTCGCATTTTACCCATTTAGCTTGGATTAACACACCACGAAAGGAGGGTGGTCTTGGATATGTAAAAATTCCATTGCTTTCTGATTTGACACATAAGATTAGCAGGGATTATGGAGTTTATTTGGAAGACTTGGGTCATACACTACGTGGTCTATTTATCATTGATCATCGTGGTATTTTGCGACAAATAACTATGAATGACTTGCCGGTGGGACGTTCAGTAGATGAGACGATTCGTTTAGTGCAAGCATTCCAATATACCGACACACATGGAGAAGTTTGTCCAGCTGGCTGGAAACCCGGCGCAGAGaca atTGTACCAAATCccaaagagaaaacaaaatattttgagaagATTAATAAAATTCCATAA
- the LOC105221142 gene encoding phospholipid scramblase 2, with the protein MQKNRDYEGVPQDAPPIVRQPRATMYPAEPWMSIPIGIPNCPTGLEYLTAVDQLLIKQQVDLVEVFFGCEMKNKSKIKNSVGENVYLAVEDTHCLTRNLCGSCRPFDIQILDNFQNEVLHIYRPLRCESCCFPCCLQTLEVSSPPGSVIGSVEQEWSLLRPLYLIKNAYGETVLRVRGPRCTFKCCANVEFDIFAMNGDKIGKISKQWTGINKELFTDADYFGVQFPIELDVRMKAVILAATFLIDMVHFEY; encoded by the exons ATGCAAAAAAATCGGGACTATGAAGGCGTACCACAAGATGCTCCACCAATCGTTAGGCAACCAAGAGCTACAATGTACCCAGCag AACCTTGGATGAGTATTCCTATTGGCATACCCAACTGCCCAACTGGATTAGAATATCTAACAGCCGTGGATCAGTTGCTTATAAAGCAACAAGTGGATTTGGTTGAAGTATTTTTTGGCtgtgaaatgaaaaacaaatcaaaaataaagaattctGTTGGCGAGAATGTCTATTTAGCTGTGGAAGATACACACTGCTTGACTAGAAACTTGTGCGGTTCTTGTCGACCTTTCGATATACAAATTCTTGATAACTTTCAGAATGAAGTGCTGCATATATATAGACCATTGCGTTGTGAATCCTGTTGCTTTCCATGTTGTTTGCAGACATTAGAGGTATCATCACCGCCCGGTTCAGTTATTGGTAGTGTGGAGCAAGAGTGGTCATTGTTGCGCCccttgtatttaataaaaaatgcttaTGGTGAAACTGTTTTGCGTGTACGTGGACCACGCTGTACTTTCAAATGCTGTGCTAATGTGGAGTTTGAT ATTTTTGCTATGAATGGAGATAAGATTGGTAAAATTTCAAAGCAATGGACCGGTATTAATAAGGAATTGTTCACTGATGCCGATTATTTTGGGGTTCAATTTCCAATTGAATTAGACGTGCGAATGAAAGCAGTTATTTTGGCAGCAACTTTTCTTATT GACATGGTGCATTTTGAGTATTAG